A stretch of the Nicotiana tabacum cultivar K326 chromosome 6, ASM71507v2, whole genome shotgun sequence genome encodes the following:
- the LOC107783308 gene encoding tubulin beta-1 chain-like, with translation MREILHIQGGQCGNQIGAKFWEVICAEHGIDSTGRYQGDNDLQLERLNVYYNEASCGRFVPRAVLMDLEPGTMDSVRSGPYGQIFRPDNFVFGQSGAGNNWAKGHYTEGAELIDSVLDVVRKEAENCDCLQGFQVCHSLGGGTGSGMGTLLISKIREEYPDRMMLTFSVFPSPKVSDTVVEPYNATLSVHQLVENADECMVLDNEALYDICFRTLKLTTPSFGDLNHLISATMSGVTCCLRFPGQLNSDLRKLAVNLIPFPRLHFFMVGFAPLTSRGSQQYRNLTVPELTQQMWDSKNMMCAADPRHGRYLTASAMFRGKMSTKEVDEQMINVQNKNSSYFVEWIPNNVKSTVCDIPPTGLKMASTFIGNSTSIQEMFRRVSEQFTAMFRRKAFLHWYTGEGMDEMEFTEAESNMNDLVSEYQQYQDATAEEEEYDYEDEEEEGQEA, from the exons ATGCGTGAGATTTTGCACATTCAGGGAGGTCAATGTGGGAACCAAATCGGAGCCAAGTTCTGGGAAGTTATCTGTGCGGAGCACGGTATTGATTCCACTGGAAGGTATCAAGGCGACAATGATCTTCAATTGGAGCGCTTAAATGTGTATTATAATGAAGCGAGCTGCGGAAGGTTTGTTCCACGCGCCGTCCTCATGGATTTGGAGCCAGGAACCATGGATAGTGTCAGATCGGGGCCTTATGGTCAGATTTTCCGGCCAGATAACTTCGTCTTTGGACAGTCAGGTGCTGGTAACAATTGGGCCAAAGGACACTACACTGAGGGAGCAGAGCTTATTGACTCGGTTCTCGATGTTGTGAGGAAGGAGGCTGAGAACTGTGACTGCTTACAAG GTTTTCAGGTTTGTCACTCTTTGGGAGGTGGAACTGGATCAGGAATGGGAACTCTGCTTATATCTAAGATCAGGGAGGAGTACCCGGATAGAATGATGCTTACTTTCTCTGTGTTCCCTTCCCCGAAAGTGTCAGACACTGTTGTTGAGCCCTATAATGCTACTCTCTCTGTTCACCAGCTTGTTGAGAATGCAGATGAGTGTATGGTCTTGGacaatgaagctctttatgacaTTTGCTTCCGAACTCTCAAACTTACTACCCCGAGCT TTGGAGACCTTAATCATTTGATTTCTGCCACCATGAGTGGTGTAACTTGCTGCCTCCGATTCCCTGGTCAGCTCAATTCTGATCTCCGCAAGCTTGCTGTTAACCTCATCCCATTCCCTCGATTGCATTTTTTCATGGTTGGATTTGCTCCACTCACTTCTCGTGGGTCACAGCAATACAGAAACCTGACTGTTCCTGAGCTCACTCAGCAGATGTGGGATTCAAAGAACATGATGTGTGCCGCTGATCCTCGTCACGGTCGTTATCTGACTGCTTCAGCAATGTTCCGGGGAAAAATGAGCACCAAGGAAGTTGATGAGCAAATGATTAATGTACAGAACAAGAACTCTTCTTACTTTGTTGAGTGGATTCCTAACAATGTGAAGTCTACTGTCTGTGACATCCCTCCAACTGGACTGAAGATGGCCTCAACTTTCATTGGCAATTCCACCTCAATTCAGGAGATGTTCCGTAGGGTCAGCGAGCAGTTTACAGCAATGTTTCGAAGAAAAGCTTTCCTGCATTGGTACACTGGAGAAGGTATGGATGAGATGGAGTTTACGGAGGCTGAAAGCAACATGAATGATTTAGTTTCTGAGTACCAACAATATCAAGATGCGACAGCTGAAGAGGAAGAGTATGACTATGAAGACGAGGAGGAAGAAGGTCAAGAAGCTTAA